A stretch of the Lytechinus variegatus isolate NC3 chromosome 5, Lvar_3.0, whole genome shotgun sequence genome encodes the following:
- the LOC121415916 gene encoding uncharacterized protein LOC121415916: MAPSVIAVSAVNTAATQPHFVSVLMCSGPHSGKVFAVLVQDLVHRRKKLDIGTHVLVKRHDGSKRVKGVVVHMNPFLNAGLPPAKAKAVPVPNLPRQQPAKRPCMPEQPSLADDVAVRAAKRSKPGPSQPNGVSALQPALLQMGPHGTVFIRCFNQEPEPPCRRIFGPQSTRYPTRHRVRRELVYGKTSMKLKGSSQPVSVEELDGIVPLDCLDDIVSVNELCEALTQAREEAVSIVGPLHSTPISAPPPSLSDAPSITPYFKGEFQPLRPAPYSRNLFEAEPRVERHADQRLNDGLYPASFLGSRMSSPRMA; this comes from the exons ATGGCCCCGTCCGTCATCGCAGTCTCTGCCGTCAACACTGCCGCTACTCAGCCTCACTTCGTCTCCGTTCTGATGTGCTCCGGTCCACACTCGGGGAAGGTCTTCGCTGTCCTCGTTCAAGACCTCGTCCACCGTCGCAAGAAGCTGGACATCGGTACACACGTCCTCGTCAAGCGTCACGATGGCAGTAAGAGGGTCAAAGGCGTCGTAGTTCACATGAATC CATTCCTCAACGCTGGGTTACCTCCAGCTAAGGCCAAAGCAGTACCAGTTCCCAATCTGCCTCGACAGCAACCAGCCAAGCGACCATGTATGCCAGAGCAGCCAAGCCTAGCCGACGACGTAGCGGTCCGTGCAGCGAAGCGGTCAAAGCCTGGTCCTTCTCAACCGAACGGTGTCTCGGCCCTCCAACCAGCCTTGCTCCAGATGGGTCCACATGGCACGGTCTTCATTCGCTGCTTCAACCAAGAGCCTGAGCCTCCCTGTCGACGCATCTTCGGTCCTCAGTCTACCCGCTACCCAACCCGACACCGCGTCCGCCGAGAGCTGGTCTATGGCAAGACGTCGATGAAGCTCAAGGGGTCATCGCAGCCCGTCAGCGTTGAGGAGCTCGACGGCATCGTTCCTCTCGACTGCCTCGACGACATCGTCTCCGTCAACGAACTCTGTGAAGCATTGACTCAAGCCAGGGAGGAAGCAGTTTCGATCGTCGGTCCGCTCCACTCCACTCCGATCTCCGCGCCACCTCCTAGCCTATCCGACGCTCCGTCCATCACGCCGTACTTCAAGGGAGAGTTTCAACCGCTCCGACCAGCGCCCTACTCACGCAACCTCTTTGAAGCCGAGCCTCGGGTCGAACGCCACGCCGACCAGAGACTGAATGATGGACTGTACCCCGCCAGCTTTCTTGGTTCGCGGATGTCTTCCCCTCGTATGGCTTGA